A stretch of Zootoca vivipara chromosome 13, rZooViv1.1, whole genome shotgun sequence DNA encodes these proteins:
- the LOC132593088 gene encoding maestro heat-like repeat-containing protein family member 7, with protein MFLFLLSHGQGIDFDEDQISVISLEDEEDLFASISTTGSLGAADPPPDGFRKDQLKARITDIITRMKSGKIRRKALQDLSALLQKIQEYPSVALPASSLGQLVAISCLCALDPDPECRQRAAEALCHLLPILRRKEETLAQTSWNQTLLIRARKVLQSTGGAVPELFLNNCYSLARVFGAYLPEEQLLEAMCFLASDLVVESSFNPLDISHLLQEFVKQFSGTKVEVEVLLEAFYKITQGPTVQGRNMAAFALSIMPHQHLAKVVAYLLQFPFRDCERVWKEVLASADQEQLLHLMAEQLYQSPLAESATQVQHLSSLLHAILRMEVYKAAVRRNFPQLLIALLGMVVNFHYDQEFLGGAKEVLHLLLGTTGEQVEAAIIDQLFCRENFSQELSAMVRAVGKRHWWIPPMVENITAALEDQEFAGMPQVAAAIYIELLSCRLQVYPCEETLEQLLTWLKHDHLQVRKLSVRGISLLLDSDMASDAHTEGGGHRSGF; from the exons ATGTTCCTGTTTCTCTTATCTCATGGACAGGGAATTGATTTCGATGAGGATCAAATATCGGTAATCAGCCTGGAAGATGAGGAGGATCTTTTTGCAAG catctcaacCACAGGTTCTCTGGGTGCCGCTGATCCTCCTCCCGACGGCTTCAGAAAGGACCAGCTGAAGGCCAGAATTACGGATATCATCACCAGGATGAAGAGTGGGAAGATCCGAAGGAAGGCGCTCCAAGATCTTTCCGCCCTCCTGCAGAAGATCCAGGAATAT CCATCGGTAGCGCTTCCTGCATCCTCCCTTGGCCAACTGGTGGCCATTTCCTGTCTGTGTGCATTGGATCCAGACCCGGAGTGCAGGCAGCGGGCAGCAGAGGCCCTCTGCCATCTTCTGCCCATCCTGCGGCGCAAAGAAG AGACGCTGGCACAAACGTCGTGGAACCAAACACTCCTCATCAGAGCTCGGAAGGTCCTCCAATCCACCGGAGGAGCGGTTCCTGAATTGTTCCTGAATAATTGTTACTCTCTTGCCAGG GTCTTTGGTGCCTAtcttcctgaggagcagctcttgGAGGCCATGTGCTTCCTGGCCAGCGATCTGGTTGTCGAGAGCAGCTTCAACCCCTTGGACATCTCCCACTTGCTGCAAGAGTTCGTCAAGCAGTTTAGCGGCACAAAAGTGGAG gtggaggtgctgctggaggccTTCTATAAGATCACCCAGGGGCCTACAGTGCAgggcagaaacatggccgccTTTGCTTTGTCCATCATGCCACACCAACACCTGGCGAAAGTGGTTGCATACCTCCTCCAGTTTCCCTTCAG AGACTGTGAGAGAGTATGGAAGGAGGTTTTGGCATCGGCCGACCAAGAACAACTGCTCCATCTCATGGCCGAGCAGCTTTACCAAAGCCCCTTGGCGGAATCTGCCACCCAAGTG caacATCTCAGCAGCCTGTTGCACGCCATCCTCAGGATGGAGGTATACAAGGCAGCTGTGCGCCGGAACTTCCCGCAGCTGCTGATCGCTCTCCTGGGGATGGTAGTCAACTTCCACTACGACCAGGAATTCCTCGG AGGGGCTAAAGAAgttctgcacctccttctcggcaCCACCGGAGAGCAAGTAGAGGCGGCCATCATCGACCAACTTTTCTGCCGGGAGAATTTCAGCCAGGAGTTGTCTGCCATGGTGAG AGCTGTCGGAAAGCGACACTGGTGGATCCCTCCCATGGTGGAAAACATCACCGCTGCTCTCGAGGACCAGGAGTTTGCCGGAATGCCACAAGTAGCGGCAGCTATCTACATCGAG CTGCTCAGCTGCCGTCTGCAGGTCTATCCCTGTGAGGAGACACTGGAGCAGCTCCTCACCTGGCTGAAACATGACCACCTGCAAGTCCGGAAGCTCAGTGTCAGAGGGATATCCCTGCTTCTGGACTCTGACATGGCAAGTGATGCTCACacggagggagg